A window from Actimicrobium sp. CCC2.4 encodes these proteins:
- a CDS encoding tetratricopeptide repeat protein yields the protein MSNFRLTRLAVLLIAIGFSPLTEAQETVRAELGKPLQQAQDMMRAQRYKEALAKVRDADRIGAKNPAEQLMLDRMRGAAAQGAGDNATAAKSYEAAINSGKMPAGDNVKLMQALAILYYRAQDYAKSQVWIQRYIKEGGTDPQVRGLLAQTYFLNNDFAKAQKELQATIAADEKAGRTPAEETYQLLVSTALKQNDTGAYVQTMEKLVRAYPKKQYWSELVNRLASKKGFSDRFTLDVFRLRLAGGLLKTANDYMEMSQLALQAGYAAEGKKIADMGFKAGILGVGAEAPRQKRLLDLANKNAAAEKAGFATAEADALASKDGTDMVNVGFGLVAAGQADKGLALIESGIKKGNLKRLDDARLHLGVAYASVGKKDLAIKAFKSVQGADGAADLARLWIVQTTTPMN from the coding sequence ATGTCCAATTTTCGCCTTACCCGTCTTGCCGTTTTGCTCATCGCCATCGGCTTCAGTCCGCTTACCGAAGCGCAGGAAACCGTCCGTGCCGAACTCGGCAAACCGCTGCAACAGGCCCAGGACATGATGCGCGCGCAACGCTACAAGGAAGCGCTTGCCAAGGTGCGTGATGCTGACCGGATTGGCGCAAAAAATCCGGCCGAACAGCTGATGCTGGATCGGATGCGTGGCGCAGCAGCGCAAGGTGCTGGCGACAACGCGACGGCGGCCAAATCCTACGAGGCAGCCATCAACTCCGGTAAGATGCCTGCCGGTGATAACGTCAAGCTGATGCAGGCATTGGCCATCTTGTACTACCGCGCCCAGGATTATGCCAAGTCGCAGGTCTGGATCCAGCGCTATATCAAGGAAGGCGGTACCGATCCGCAAGTGCGCGGCTTGCTGGCACAAACCTACTTTCTGAACAACGACTTTGCCAAGGCGCAAAAGGAATTGCAAGCGACGATAGCGGCTGATGAAAAGGCCGGGCGTACCCCCGCTGAGGAAACCTACCAGCTACTGGTAAGCACTGCGCTCAAGCAAAACGATACCGGGGCTTATGTGCAGACGATGGAAAAGTTGGTTCGTGCTTATCCCAAAAAACAGTATTGGTCCGAGCTGGTTAACCGACTTGCCAGCAAGAAGGGCTTTTCAGATCGCTTCACGCTGGACGTGTTCCGCTTGCGTCTGGCCGGTGGCCTGCTGAAAACCGCCAATGACTACATGGAGATGTCGCAGCTGGCATTGCAAGCTGGCTACGCAGCCGAAGGCAAGAAGATCGCCGACATGGGATTCAAGGCCGGCATCCTCGGCGTTGGTGCCGAAGCGCCGCGTCAGAAGCGCTTGCTCGACCTAGCCAACAAGAACGCTGCCGCCGAAAAAGCAGGCTTCGCCACTGCCGAAGCGGACGCCTTAGCCAGCAAGGACGGTACGGATATGGTTAATGTTGGCTTTGGACTGGTCGCTGCCGGACAGGCAGACAAGGGTCTGGCGCTGATCGAGAGTGGCATCAAGAAAGGCAACCTGAAACGGCTCGATGATGCGCGTCTGCACCTCGGTGTGGCCTACGCCAGCGTTGGCAAGAAAGACCTCGCTATT